In Edaphobacter paludis, a single window of DNA contains:
- a CDS encoding ATPase, T2SS/T4P/T4SS family gives MSYHLILPFFPEELRALLLDPSISDLMINGTTGVYADRAGVVQHIPLSEPYTNDRLQAAIERVARILGQDLTTQNPILNTRLPDGSRVAVVGAPSSINGPTLTIRKFNRWYTSDELIEAGTMPQQVRDTVVELIGKKKNGIISGGTGSGKTTLMKAFLDHIPETERLLIIEQPAELKVAHKNAVRWEAVEEIPGQVAITPSELLAAALRHRPDRIIMGEIRNECGYDLLQAMNTGHGGTLSTIHAKSAWDALNRLSNLALSARPNLNHAFMRSETAEAIDFVLYCERDHTGRRRVRELIIVRGYSHADQSFQTEEVYRASAA, from the coding sequence ATGAGCTACCACCTCATTCTTCCGTTCTTTCCCGAGGAATTGCGAGCGCTGTTGCTCGACCCATCCATCTCGGACTTGATGATTAATGGGACGACCGGCGTGTATGCGGATCGAGCCGGGGTCGTGCAGCACATTCCGCTGTCCGAGCCATACACCAACGACCGGCTACAGGCGGCTATTGAGCGTGTGGCACGAATTTTGGGCCAGGACTTGACGACCCAGAATCCGATCTTGAATACCCGTCTGCCGGACGGCTCCCGTGTCGCCGTTGTGGGTGCGCCATCGTCCATCAATGGACCGACGCTAACCATTCGCAAGTTCAACCGCTGGTACACGTCCGATGAGCTGATCGAAGCAGGCACTATGCCCCAGCAAGTCCGGGACACGGTGGTAGAGCTGATCGGCAAGAAGAAGAATGGCATCATCAGCGGCGGAACAGGGTCAGGGAAGACGACCCTGATGAAGGCATTCCTTGACCACATCCCGGAGACCGAACGGCTGCTCATTATCGAGCAACCGGCGGAGTTGAAGGTCGCCCACAAGAACGCAGTTCGTTGGGAGGCAGTGGAGGAGATTCCGGGGCAAGTTGCCATCACGCCAAGCGAGCTATTGGCAGCGGCTCTCCGGCATCGTCCCGACCGCATCATCATGGGCGAGATTCGCAACGAATGCGGCTATGACTTGCTCCAGGCAATGAACACGGGTCACGGCGGAACGCTGTCTACGATCCACGCGAAGTCCGCGTGGGATGCTTTGAACCGTCTCTCAAATCTAGCTCTCAGTGCGAGGCCGAATCTCAATCACGCATTCATGCGGTCTGAGACGGCAGAAGCCATCGACTTCGTGCTCTATTGCGAGCGCGACCATACAGGCCGGCGTCGTGTGCGCGAATTGATTATAGTGCGCGGCTACAGCCATGCAGACCAGAGCTTCCAGACCGAGGAGGTCTACCGCGCCTCCGCAGCCTAA
- a CDS encoding DEAD/DEAH box helicase, with translation MTIRAPREPDLSAKHQGFPYQAQALAATKDLPYAAIFHEQGLGKTKIGIDLALYWISTGVIDSVLIVTKRGLIQNWIEELRSHTYVEPRVISQDRRANFLAFNSPARIYLAHYEVMKSEQARLDLFLKTRKVAIVLDEAHKIKNPESTIAQALFKLSLGFARRVIMTGTPVANRPYDLWAQIFFLDQGAALGTDFDEFRKTLDLTNDMYDDSIKTDLFEGALTSVFEKIRPFSIRETKQGADIQLPQKHISIVKVGLESRQEDLYDRYKKEFASILVKLGQPVLDEAEDTLKRLLRLIQVASNPRLIDDSYHGVPGKFPVLSDLVSDIVSRDEKVIIWTTFTQNVDWLAKEFKSYNAVRIHGRLAHEQRERSVRLFKTDPDCKVLVATPSSAKEGLTLTSANNAIFYDRSFSLDDYLQAQDRIHRISQKKDCSVINLIAESTIDEWVEKLLSAKHLAAQLAQGDINRAHYHKSADYSFGDMIKDILGIRRDEHEAKG, from the coding sequence GTGACGATCAGGGCACCGAGAGAACCAGACCTGTCAGCGAAGCACCAGGGTTTTCCCTATCAAGCTCAAGCCTTGGCCGCGACCAAAGATCTTCCATATGCAGCCATTTTCCATGAGCAAGGACTTGGAAAGACCAAGATAGGGATAGATCTAGCGCTTTACTGGATCTCTACTGGGGTGATCGACTCCGTCCTCATTGTTACAAAACGCGGGCTCATTCAGAATTGGATCGAGGAGCTGAGGTCACATACTTATGTGGAGCCGCGCGTCATCTCGCAGGACCGACGTGCCAACTTCCTTGCCTTCAATAGCCCTGCCCGCATCTACTTGGCCCATTATGAGGTAATGAAATCCGAACAGGCCCGATTGGACCTGTTTCTAAAGACCCGCAAGGTAGCGATTGTCTTGGATGAAGCTCACAAGATCAAAAACCCCGAATCAACAATCGCACAGGCCTTATTCAAGCTTTCTCTCGGCTTCGCACGTCGAGTTATTATGACCGGAACGCCGGTCGCAAATAGACCATATGACCTCTGGGCTCAAATCTTCTTTCTCGACCAGGGAGCCGCTTTGGGCACCGATTTCGACGAGTTCCGGAAGACTCTCGACCTTACCAACGACATGTACGACGACTCAATCAAAACAGACCTTTTTGAAGGGGCATTAACCAGTGTCTTTGAGAAGATACGACCCTTCTCCATACGTGAAACAAAGCAAGGCGCAGATATTCAGCTGCCGCAAAAGCACATTTCCATTGTTAAAGTCGGGCTGGAGAGCCGACAGGAAGACCTGTACGACCGCTACAAGAAGGAGTTTGCTTCGATACTCGTCAAGTTGGGACAGCCGGTACTTGACGAGGCAGAGGATACTCTAAAGCGATTGCTCAGGCTTATTCAAGTCGCGTCTAATCCACGCTTGATCGATGATTCGTACCATGGGGTTCCAGGTAAGTTTCCCGTCCTGAGTGATCTCGTAAGCGATATTGTCTCTCGCGATGAAAAAGTCATCATCTGGACTACATTCACCCAGAATGTTGATTGGTTAGCTAAGGAATTTAAGAGCTACAACGCCGTTCGCATCCACGGGAGGCTGGCCCATGAGCAACGTGAGCGCTCTGTACGCCTATTCAAAACAGATCCAGATTGCAAGGTTTTAGTAGCCACTCCTTCTTCTGCAAAAGAAGGTTTGACGCTGACATCAGCTAATAACGCCATCTTCTACGATCGCTCTTTTAGCTTGGACGATTATCTTCAGGCGCAGGACCGCATTCACCGGATCTCCCAGAAAAAAGACTGTTCTGTCATTAATTTAATAGCCGAATCGACTATCGATGAATGGGTCGAAAAGCTTTTGTCCGCAAAGCATCTAGCAGCACAGCTTGCGCAAGGTGATATCAACCGAGCCCACTATCACAAGAGCGCAGACTACTCCTTTGGAGACATGATCAAAGACATATTAGGTATCCGGAGGGACGAACATGAAGCAAAAGGCTGA
- a CDS encoding single-stranded DNA-binding protein, with translation MYQNKVTLIGFTGNDAEVRTNDNRSFTTLSLATKSSYKKDGKYISHTEWHRCVVFGKLSEFAGTLKKGAHLQVEGELRSREYEPKKVGKKPAQKKTIWEIRVNSILKLDRAEKASPEAQDDEQEVVDLTPEEAAA, from the coding sequence ATGTACCAGAACAAAGTCACCCTCATCGGCTTCACCGGCAACGACGCAGAAGTTCGCACCAACGACAACCGCAGCTTCACAACCCTCTCGCTGGCAACCAAGAGCTCCTACAAGAAGGACGGCAAGTACATCTCGCATACCGAATGGCACCGTTGCGTTGTCTTCGGCAAGCTCAGTGAGTTCGCCGGCACTCTGAAGAAGGGCGCTCATCTGCAGGTGGAAGGCGAGCTACGCAGCCGGGAGTACGAGCCCAAGAAGGTCGGCAAGAAGCCAGCCCAGAAGAAGACCATCTGGGAGATCCGGGTGAACTCGATTCTCAAGCTGGACCGGGCGGAGAAGGCCAGCCCAGAAGCGCAGGATGACGAGCAGGAAGTCGTAGACCTTACACCGGAGGAAGCGGCCGCATAA
- a CDS encoding DNA-primase RepB domain-containing protein, which translates to MNTQTAQEFLTRCFHPGETVALLLRKESPASTTQRIVTLEQATASRYIAWLRYENHNGANVYVAANPLRSGSRKRTKDCIAEVRHLYLDIDEDGDNRIATLMESEAVPVPTVILSTSPDKYQVLWRVEGFDFDHQENTLKLLAIAFGGDSACTDRNRVLRVPGFRNCKYDPAHPVTVEYPSDSTYRPEDFRLDDALLNAVIPPYGFARMYPANKNTHSEQDWAWIVQQLSLGEDAGKLTLMLASRRSDKPNPLYYAQRTIDMASARLSLLEGVAIEDVIAMLERRRSAEFPASLCSSRAREIATTAKRMLSRTKFASIHHPKENHHAIA; encoded by the coding sequence ATGAACACGCAGACGGCACAAGAATTCCTAACCCGATGCTTCCACCCAGGAGAGACAGTTGCCCTCTTGCTTCGCAAGGAGAGTCCGGCGTCTACGACGCAGCGCATCGTGACGCTGGAGCAGGCCACCGCGTCCCGCTATATCGCGTGGCTGCGCTATGAGAACCACAACGGCGCGAACGTCTATGTCGCTGCCAATCCGCTTCGCTCTGGCAGCCGCAAGCGGACGAAGGACTGCATCGCGGAAGTTCGCCACCTATACCTCGACATCGACGAAGACGGCGACAACAGAATCGCTACGCTCATGGAGTCGGAGGCCGTGCCTGTTCCGACCGTGATTCTCTCGACATCGCCGGACAAGTATCAGGTGCTATGGAGGGTCGAAGGCTTCGACTTCGACCATCAGGAGAACACGCTGAAGTTGCTCGCCATCGCCTTCGGCGGCGACTCCGCTTGTACCGACCGCAACCGCGTTCTCCGAGTCCCGGGATTCCGCAATTGCAAATACGATCCCGCTCACCCGGTCACGGTCGAGTACCCCAGCGACTCTACCTATCGTCCTGAAGACTTCCGCTTGGATGATGCATTGCTGAATGCCGTGATACCGCCTTACGGCTTCGCACGGATGTATCCCGCGAACAAGAATACCCACTCCGAGCAAGATTGGGCGTGGATTGTCCAGCAGCTTTCGCTCGGTGAAGATGCCGGGAAGCTAACACTGATGCTCGCTTCCCGGCGCTCGGATAAGCCCAATCCTCTCTACTACGCCCAGCGCACAATCGACATGGCTTCCGCTCGGCTCTCGCTGCTCGAAGGTGTGGCGATTGAAGACGTAATCGCCATGCTGGAACGCCGTCGTTCCGCCGAGTTTCCAGCTTCGCTTTGCTCCTCCCGTGCGCGGGAGATTGCGACCACAGCAAAGCGGATGCTTTCGCGCACAAAGTTTGCCTCAATTCATCACCCAAAGGAGAACCACCATGCCATTGCTTGA
- a CDS encoding type IV secretion system protein, which translates to MYSTTLPNESRLTPQHSLLTDEIGNEVYASHYAERKLSRFVIGTETVILLGAFGLIFSLAHRPIANRYIRIDEMGRAQAIAYTDLNYSPREGEVRTYLTDWANYRYTVSRDTIAKKYPLNYYFLSQNLASQLMGQDNQNHLVSQVVGGQIEQSDVEVKNVTITTMSEETVQNATIARGTALVTIDKLYSQRNSREPRTEHWLLSVTYYLNPKQVSDQARVFPQFETINPLGLTITEFHENRMSVDPIAVGANAVAPVAATSKATEGAR; encoded by the coding sequence ATGTACAGCACCACTCTTCCCAATGAGAGCCGACTTACACCTCAGCATTCTTTGTTGACCGACGAGATTGGAAACGAGGTCTATGCCTCCCACTATGCCGAGCGGAAACTAAGCCGGTTCGTCATTGGGACCGAGACAGTTATCCTACTTGGGGCGTTCGGTCTGATCTTCTCTCTGGCCCATCGTCCCATTGCGAATCGTTACATCCGCATTGACGAGATGGGCCGCGCTCAGGCCATCGCGTACACCGACCTTAACTACAGCCCGCGCGAAGGCGAAGTGAGGACGTATCTGACCGATTGGGCCAACTATCGGTATACCGTCAGCCGCGACACCATCGCCAAGAAGTATCCGCTCAACTACTACTTTCTGTCCCAGAACTTGGCTTCGCAGTTGATGGGCCAGGACAATCAGAATCACCTCGTCTCGCAGGTGGTCGGAGGCCAGATTGAGCAGAGCGATGTGGAAGTCAAGAACGTCACCATCACGACCATGTCGGAGGAGACTGTTCAGAATGCGACGATCGCCCGAGGGACTGCGTTGGTCACCATCGACAAGCTCTACTCACAGCGGAACTCTCGGGAGCCGAGGACGGAACACTGGTTGCTGAGTGTCACCTACTATTTGAACCCCAAGCAGGTAAGTGACCAGGCTAGAGTCTTCCCGCAGTTCGAGACGATCAATCCGCTGGGATTGACCATCACGGAATTCCACGAAAATCGCATGTCCGTCGATCCCATCGCGGTCGGAGCGAACGCCGTCGCTCCTGTGGCGGCGACATCCAAAGCTACGGAGGGAGCGCGATGA
- a CDS encoding ParB N-terminal domain-containing protein has product MKQKAESETTGSLRISGKDVPVTTRLLEQSKLLFFAENPRVYSVLHGAGKAPAQEDIQARLQDMEHVRTLIVEIRQNDGLLEPLIVKDKTFEVLEGNSRLAAYRFLAKNAPVKWGMVKCTILPADIDESLVFALLGMFHIKGKKDWAPYEQAGFLSRRYNKHNQDLKKLATEIGISSQKVKHLIDVYDFMVKYDEGVNRWSYFDEYLKSTKIGKAREKYPQMDDLVVEKIRSKEIKKAMDLRAYLPVIATTPRALTKFVSKAQTFEKAYESAVTQGGDNAHLNTTKRFRQFVIRKEVEESLLEMEGSARSTVIDELKKIELKIHHLLKKLQS; this is encoded by the coding sequence ATGAAGCAAAAGGCTGAGTCAGAGACGACAGGTTCGCTGCGCATTAGCGGGAAAGATGTCCCAGTCACAACGAGGCTGCTGGAGCAATCTAAACTCCTCTTTTTCGCGGAGAACCCTCGCGTTTACTCCGTCCTCCATGGAGCCGGGAAGGCACCTGCCCAGGAAGATATACAGGCGCGCCTGCAAGACATGGAGCACGTTCGCACCCTAATAGTGGAGATTCGTCAGAACGATGGCCTCCTTGAACCTCTGATCGTGAAGGACAAGACGTTTGAGGTCTTAGAGGGCAACAGCAGGCTTGCTGCCTATCGTTTTCTGGCGAAGAATGCACCTGTCAAGTGGGGGATGGTGAAGTGCACGATTCTCCCAGCCGACATCGATGAATCTCTTGTGTTTGCTCTTCTCGGTATGTTTCACATTAAGGGCAAGAAGGATTGGGCACCATACGAGCAAGCTGGTTTTCTATCGAGACGGTATAACAAGCACAACCAAGATCTCAAGAAGCTTGCGACCGAGATCGGCATTAGCTCACAAAAAGTCAAACATTTAATCGACGTGTACGACTTCATGGTTAAGTACGACGAAGGCGTAAACCGTTGGAGCTACTTCGACGAGTATCTGAAGTCCACAAAAATAGGCAAAGCGCGTGAGAAGTACCCGCAGATGGACGATCTTGTGGTCGAGAAGATCCGATCTAAGGAGATTAAGAAGGCTATGGATTTGAGGGCTTATCTCCCTGTGATTGCAACTACGCCGCGAGCGTTGACCAAGTTCGTTTCGAAAGCACAAACTTTCGAGAAGGCATACGAATCTGCGGTTACTCAGGGCGGCGATAACGCTCACCTCAACACCACGAAGCGTTTCCGGCAGTTTGTTATTCGAAAAGAAGTCGAGGAAAGCCTTCTAGAAATGGAAGGAAGCGCTAGATCAACAGTGATTGACGAGCTTAAAAAGATTGAGCTCAAGATTCATCACCTTCTTAAAAAGTTGCAGTCCTGA
- the mobF gene encoding MobF family relaxase gives MLTISKPLSSRQAQSYHKLEFTSATQNYYKQGDAVRGEWQGQLAARLGLSGEVSPLEFSRLADGKNPSTDEQLVRHRTAMKYKNADGGTTNSVEHRAGWDATFSAPKSVSLTALVGGDDRVREAHRAAVTTALEELERYTQARIGGNNPAEATGKFISAKFEHDTARPVDGYAAPQLHTHAVIFNVTERADGSTRAIQPQGLFDSQNFATAVYQSELTLRLSQLGYEIEPGRSGAPEIKGYTQDYLDASSPRSRQIREQLEKLGYSGPEAAQIAAHSTRDRKQPFTAEEVLSAHKEMAASFGNQAQQVVATARARAQQQEREPQQISRAKEAVTFARDSIFEREAVADERAILRDALRRGMGETSYRDIRAEFDERRGAGQFRSVQGMKHDSGRSFTTPETIAAERANVRFVLEGRNTIEPIMTAANAREQANTRSLLNDSQRGVIEQVLNSSDRVHGLQGLAGTGKTTTLQTIREGAEASGYVVEGFAPTSKAAGQLRESGIDATTLQSFLARGRNFLGAEPSARHLYMLDESSLASTNQMRSFLSRLTPNDRVLVIGDTRQHQGVDAGRPFQQMQEAGMQTSQLDRIMRQKDPELLKAVGHLAKNETVQGIAMLAEQGRITEIQNGRDRITAIAQDYAAQRENTIIVSPDNRSRQQINDAVRVELRKAGLIADDGQIFRTLTHRSDMTGADRSWAARYSKDDVLQYVTGSKAEGIERGSFATVRKVDPQANLLTVEVNDGSTVTYDPRRLRGVNVFREAEREFATGDRLQFTVPNKDLGVANRDLGTVVGIEDGSMTVRLDGKFNRNVTFNTAVFRQFDHGYALTSHSSQGLTAGRVLVQIDTNLSPGLINNRLAYVSVSRASEDARIYTNDAHSLGHRLDLDSIKTSAIDREDLQRITPQRDRTDRSSDVSRSHDFGLGL, from the coding sequence ATGCTAACCATATCCAAACCCCTCAGTTCCCGCCAGGCGCAGAGTTATCACAAGCTGGAATTCACCTCGGCGACGCAGAACTACTACAAGCAGGGCGATGCTGTCCGAGGCGAATGGCAAGGCCAGCTCGCCGCTCGCCTTGGCTTATCCGGGGAGGTATCGCCATTAGAATTCTCGCGGCTCGCGGACGGCAAGAACCCCTCTACCGACGAGCAGCTGGTGAGGCACCGAACAGCGATGAAATACAAGAACGCCGACGGCGGCACCACCAACTCAGTCGAGCATCGTGCCGGATGGGATGCCACTTTTTCGGCTCCCAAGTCCGTTTCTCTTACCGCCCTTGTGGGCGGCGACGACCGTGTGCGGGAGGCGCACCGCGCGGCTGTCACGACTGCTTTGGAGGAGTTGGAGCGTTATACCCAAGCCCGGATCGGCGGCAATAATCCGGCGGAGGCTACAGGTAAGTTCATCTCGGCAAAGTTTGAGCACGACACCGCGCGTCCGGTAGACGGATATGCCGCACCGCAGCTCCACACTCATGCTGTGATCTTCAACGTCACCGAACGCGCGGACGGCAGCACGCGCGCCATCCAGCCGCAGGGATTGTTCGACAGCCAAAACTTTGCGACAGCCGTTTATCAGTCTGAGCTGACTCTCCGGCTGTCGCAGCTTGGATACGAAATCGAGCCTGGGAGAAGCGGAGCTCCTGAGATCAAAGGATACACGCAGGACTATCTCGATGCCTCCAGTCCGCGCTCACGCCAGATCAGAGAACAGCTTGAAAAACTTGGATACAGCGGGCCAGAGGCAGCCCAGATCGCAGCGCACTCAACCCGAGACAGGAAGCAGCCGTTCACGGCCGAAGAAGTCCTCAGCGCCCATAAAGAGATGGCGGCCAGCTTTGGGAATCAGGCTCAGCAGGTTGTCGCTACCGCCCGAGCCCGGGCTCAGCAACAGGAACGAGAGCCTCAACAGATCAGTCGCGCCAAAGAGGCGGTCACCTTCGCCCGCGACAGCATCTTTGAGAGGGAGGCTGTGGCAGACGAGCGCGCCATCCTCCGAGACGCGCTCAGGCGCGGCATGGGCGAGACCTCATACCGCGACATCCGAGCTGAGTTCGACGAACGGCGCGGAGCGGGACAGTTTCGCTCTGTCCAAGGAATGAAACACGACTCCGGTCGCAGCTTCACAACTCCTGAAACTATTGCCGCCGAACGTGCCAATGTCCGATTTGTTCTGGAGGGGCGGAACACTATCGAGCCGATTATGACCGCCGCAAACGCGCGGGAACAAGCGAATACGCGATCCCTCTTGAACGACTCTCAGCGTGGAGTGATCGAGCAGGTCTTAAATTCGTCGGACCGGGTTCATGGTCTTCAAGGACTTGCGGGAACGGGGAAAACCACGACCCTTCAGACGATTCGCGAAGGTGCCGAGGCAAGCGGCTACGTGGTCGAAGGGTTCGCTCCCACTTCCAAGGCGGCAGGTCAGCTCCGTGAGTCTGGAATTGACGCCACCACACTTCAAAGTTTTCTCGCACGAGGTCGAAATTTCTTGGGTGCGGAGCCTAGTGCTCGTCATCTCTACATGCTGGACGAGTCTAGCCTCGCCAGCACAAATCAGATGCGGTCCTTTCTCAGCAGACTTACACCGAATGACCGTGTGCTCGTCATCGGGGACACTCGGCAACATCAGGGGGTCGATGCAGGCCGACCCTTTCAGCAGATGCAGGAGGCCGGAATGCAGACATCGCAGCTCGACAGGATCATGCGCCAGAAGGACCCGGAATTGCTCAAGGCAGTTGGGCATCTTGCAAAGAACGAGACTGTGCAGGGTATCGCCATGCTGGCGGAACAGGGACGCATTACCGAGATCCAGAACGGACGTGATCGTATCACCGCCATCGCTCAGGATTATGCCGCACAACGGGAAAACACGATCATTGTGTCGCCGGATAATCGCAGTCGTCAGCAGATCAATGACGCCGTTAGAGTCGAACTGAGGAAAGCGGGCCTAATTGCGGACGACGGCCAGATATTCCGAACGCTGACTCACCGCTCGGACATGACAGGAGCGGATCGCTCCTGGGCGGCTCGATACAGTAAGGACGACGTTCTCCAATACGTCACCGGCAGCAAAGCGGAAGGCATTGAGCGAGGCAGTTTCGCGACTGTCCGCAAGGTTGACCCGCAGGCTAATCTGCTGACGGTCGAAGTTAACGATGGTTCGACCGTGACGTATGACCCTCGACGCTTGAGGGGAGTCAATGTTTTCCGCGAAGCCGAACGTGAATTCGCCACAGGAGACCGACTTCAATTCACTGTCCCGAACAAGGACCTGGGCGTCGCAAATCGTGATCTCGGAACGGTCGTGGGCATCGAAGACGGCAGCATGACAGTGCGGCTAGACGGAAAGTTCAATCGGAACGTGACCTTCAACACGGCGGTTTTTCGTCAGTTTGATCATGGTTACGCGCTAACCTCACACAGTTCGCAGGGACTCACAGCGGGCCGCGTGCTCGTACAAATCGACACCAATTTATCACCCGGGCTTATCAACAATCGACTCGCGTACGTATCCGTTTCGCGAGCATCTGAAGACGCTCGTATCTACACCAACGACGCTCACTCCCTTGGGCACAGGTTGGATCTCGATAGCATAAAAACGAGTGCCATCGACCGCGAGGACTTACAGCGGATCACCCCGCAACGTGATCGTACGGACCGCTCGTCAGATGTTTCGCGATCTCATGATTTTGGACTTGGACTGTAA
- a CDS encoding type IV secretion system DNA-binding domain-containing protein yields the protein MGTQWGRKETIIWPPHVPILSYTAIATAILFTCVFVWQRLAFSLEPLQKSYIAEYIRSGVGSTFKAHESYRLLYLGGGQAKPRLAFPVDFVEGQTILPGGKIVSAALSDLAVAQGYRSFYRGPEQKFADLSLNRWLRLTVYEDKGVFELFVVSFIEGGLCLALMLSLAVPYDIRRFKQMKYGRILRGPQLLSPQEFNRQQKGDGIGFKTTELGKMMRIPARKEAQHFQIMGDTGVGKTQLIMQILRQIRERGDSAIVYDPACEYIQRFFDKDRGDIVLNPLDERCPYWGPAQEMASNAEADAIAASLYQPATDAKDEFFHQTPAQIFAHLLRKGPTPHQLAEWMANSETLEQLVAGTEMSFYIDRKAGPQRAGVLASLGLVAKCFRLLPDKTQTDQTWNARTWARERKGWIFITSRPPERETLRPLHSLWIDLLVMRLLTAPQPGQKPVWFVIDELASLQKLPQLHTAITENRKSKNPIVLGFQGKSQLEVTYGHLAEVMLSQPATKIFMKTAEPKAAEWISEAIGKVEIERLKETKFDGSRSGKNFTVDRQIEPLVMGSEIGGLDDRHAYLKLGNDVARFDFDYLDLPTPTPGFLQRRSADGEMSFDPDTLKPRRTEIARPPAQSEVASGDGAPLAHKIEKQTASGSQIEQAAGVASEVTLAPDGPEIVRLPHGPHHHALETPLDELEHGVHPGIF from the coding sequence ATGGGCACCCAATGGGGACGAAAAGAAACAATCATCTGGCCTCCGCATGTGCCGATCCTGAGCTATACGGCTATTGCAACTGCAATCCTCTTCACCTGCGTTTTTGTCTGGCAGAGGCTCGCCTTTTCACTGGAGCCGCTCCAGAAGAGCTACATCGCCGAGTACATCCGCTCTGGCGTAGGCAGCACTTTCAAAGCTCACGAATCCTATCGGCTTCTGTATCTCGGAGGCGGCCAGGCAAAGCCGCGCCTTGCCTTTCCAGTCGATTTCGTCGAAGGGCAGACCATTCTTCCAGGAGGGAAGATCGTCTCCGCCGCGCTCTCGGACCTGGCGGTCGCGCAGGGATATCGCTCGTTCTATCGCGGACCGGAACAGAAGTTCGCGGACCTCTCGCTGAACCGTTGGCTCCGCCTCACGGTTTACGAAGACAAAGGCGTCTTCGAGCTCTTCGTCGTCAGCTTCATCGAGGGTGGGCTTTGCCTCGCTCTGATGCTCTCGCTCGCCGTTCCGTATGATATCCGCCGCTTCAAGCAAATGAAGTATGGACGCATTCTGCGCGGCCCTCAGCTCCTTTCGCCGCAGGAGTTCAACCGGCAGCAGAAGGGTGACGGAATCGGTTTCAAGACGACTGAGTTGGGCAAGATGATGCGAATACCAGCTCGGAAGGAAGCCCAGCACTTCCAGATCATGGGCGACACCGGGGTCGGGAAAACCCAACTCATCATGCAAATCCTGCGCCAGATTCGCGAGCGCGGCGACTCCGCCATCGTCTACGATCCGGCCTGCGAATACATCCAGCGATTCTTCGACAAGGATCGCGGCGACATCGTTCTAAACCCATTGGACGAACGATGCCCGTACTGGGGCCCGGCGCAGGAGATGGCCTCTAACGCCGAGGCGGATGCTATCGCCGCATCTCTCTATCAACCCGCCACCGATGCCAAGGACGAGTTCTTTCACCAGACCCCGGCACAGATCTTCGCCCACCTATTAAGGAAGGGACCCACGCCGCATCAACTCGCAGAGTGGATGGCAAACAGCGAAACGTTGGAGCAGTTGGTCGCCGGCACGGAAATGTCCTTTTACATCGACCGTAAGGCCGGTCCGCAGCGTGCCGGCGTACTCGCGTCGCTTGGTTTAGTCGCGAAATGCTTTCGTCTCCTGCCCGACAAAACCCAGACCGATCAGACGTGGAACGCCCGGACATGGGCCAGGGAGAGGAAAGGTTGGATCTTCATTACTTCACGTCCGCCAGAGCGCGAAACGCTCCGTCCTCTCCATTCACTGTGGATCGATTTGCTCGTCATGCGTCTGCTCACTGCCCCGCAGCCCGGACAAAAGCCGGTGTGGTTTGTGATTGACGAGTTGGCTAGTTTGCAGAAGCTCCCGCAGCTCCACACCGCCATAACCGAAAACCGAAAAAGCAAAAATCCGATCGTGCTCGGCTTCCAGGGGAAGTCCCAGCTTGAAGTGACATACGGACATCTAGCGGAGGTCATGTTGTCCCAGCCCGCTACCAAAATCTTCATGAAAACAGCCGAGCCCAAGGCGGCGGAATGGATCTCCGAAGCTATCGGTAAAGTCGAGATTGAGAGGCTGAAGGAAACCAAATTTGACGGCTCACGTTCTGGCAAAAACTTTACCGTTGACCGGCAGATTGAGCCTCTGGTAATGGGTTCAGAGATCGGCGGGCTGGACGACCGGCATGCCTACCTCAAGCTCGGAAACGATGTGGCCCGGTTTGACTTCGATTATCTGGACTTGCCCACTCCGACACCTGGCTTTTTACAGAGGCGTTCTGCGGACGGCGAGATGAGCTTCGACCCTGACACTTTGAAACCGCGTAGAACTGAGATAGCTCGACCTCCAGCACAGTCGGAAGTGGCGTCGGGTGACGGCGCTCCGCTGGCCCACAAAATCGAAAAACAAACAGCGTCTGGATCGCAGATCGAACAAGCCGCTGGCGTCGCTTCGGAAGTGACGCTCGCCCCCGACGGCCCCGAGATTGTCAGGCTGCCTCATGGTCCACATCATCACGCTTTAGAAACGCCGCTGGATGAGCTTGAGCACGGGGTTCATCCGGGGATCTTCTAA